In Oryza brachyantha chromosome 2, ObraRS2, whole genome shotgun sequence, a single window of DNA contains:
- the LOC121053505 gene encoding disease resistance protein Pik-2-like, which translates to MRTSTVQISEDKLKKHSARALPKSQKMHTVALKTAISLASLALTELHRMSDNKKKKAAAEAEADTLEEDVAFIKREFEMMESFLAEAAEKRSGSGSRSASTWFRSLRGLSQSVEDCLQELRLLLETPSRAGSKSLLLPRDAIAKQMRSLRNQIEHVNQSCGIYYNAVKSHPDTTATASMSSSRPAVPASGNAPLIGREKDKSQLIQLISQNSKQQRQIISIWGMIGIGKTSFARSVYESEKICSMFEQRAWVTISHPFSPHEFATSLAVELGAQDDSSVHGNVLQKRSCFLVLDGVLSTEEWDLIQPHLPVEANTKIIVTTAQENVAKHCSMTGKDIHKLEGLAEDAALALFKNKVFMDNLNIDLDLDMTTQAKLIIKECDGHPLAITNITDLLVTKPKTATEWKKISDSFSVGSGNKALEMIRAALAPSGDDLPYHLKLCLVYLSVFPKGYNIRRKRLIRRWVAEGYTSKTRHLSAEEVSENCFEELINRSVIQPSKTLATYNVGTVKYYQVHSLIHHISFSISVEENHGFVVGGSSHDQDTIRHLSVTDTCDAGKNTLENKDLSHVRSMTVFGEWRSSSLDFSKMRLLWVLDLEGTTGLRDHDLKQIGNLLHLRYLSLRGCTDIYHLPDSVGNLWDLLMLDVSGTSIIKLPKTITKLKKLQYLRAGNAPNDNVTSSSELKESKDLSKKLQESIAIGLDMVEAYRSRKNHTNHVKKHDIYHKGKVLLTSIMLGEDLEGVEAPDGIGKLSVLHTIGVVNVTSNKAILGELEKLTQLRKLGLTGINKKNSQSVLSVINNLALLHSLSLQIEGEQGLLDNLDQKFSPPAKLQSLKICGNLVTLPIWIAQIQHLSKLKLLGTQLELARSMDVLEKLPHLAILQLWKNSFQGEKLNFFFQYRTFQSLQVLELADLDGLKSVSFMQGAVPRLELLQVKSCMHIENNGLSGLSFPPNLREVMINGDYNDKFMENVLSQLSLRQNQPIVKRA; encoded by the exons ATGCGCACAAGCACAGTTCAGATTTCAGAAGACAAATTAAAGAAAcacagcgcgcgcgcgctgccgAAATCCCAAAAAATGCATACGGTGGCGTTAAAGACGGCGATATCCTTGGCCTCGCTGGCGCTGACGGAGCTGCACCGGATGAGCgacaacaagaagaagaaggcggcggccgaggccgaggccgacaCGCTGGAGGAGGACGTGGCGTTCATCAAGAGGGAGTTCGAGATGATGGAGTCGTTCCTGGCGGAGGCAGCCGAGAAGCGCAGCGGCTCCGGCTCCAGGAGTGCCAGCACCTGGTTCCGGAGCCTCCGGGGCCTCTCCCAGAGCGTCGAGGACTGCCTCCAGgagctccgcctcctcctcgagaCGCCGTCCCGCGCCGGCTCCAagtcgctgctgctgccgcgaGACGCCATCGCCAAGCAGATGAGAAGCCTGCGGAACCAGATCGAGCATGTCAACCAGAGCTGTGGGATATACTACAACGCGGTTAAATCTCATCCGGACACTACTGCCACCGCCTCCATG tcAAGCTCAAGACCAGCAGTACCTGCTTCAGGGAATGCTCCACTTATCGGACGAGAAAAGGATAAATCTCAACTGATCCAACTTATTTCTCAGAACTCCAAGCAGCAGCGTCAGATTATCTCCATATGGGGGATGATCGGTATTGGCAAGACCTCCTTCGCTAGGAGCGTCTATGAAAGCGAAAAGATCTGCAGCATGTTTGAGCAGCGTGCCTGGGTCACTATCTCGCATCCTTTCAGCCCCCATGAATTTGCTACGAGCTTAGCCGTGGAATTAGGTGCACAAGATGATTCTAGTGTTCATGGAAATGTGTTGCAAAAGAGGAGTTGCTTCCTTGTCCTTGATGGTGTATTATCTACTGAAGAATGGGACTTGATCCAGCCACATTTGCCTGTGGAAGCAAACACAAAAATCATAGTCACCACAGCACAAGAAAATGTTGCTAAGCATTGCTCGATGACAGGCAAAGACATACATAAGCTGGAAGGTCTTGCAGAAGATGCGGCACTTGCACTCTTCAAGAACAAG GTATTTATGGACAATTTAAACATTGATTTGGATCTTGACATGACAACTCAAGCAAAACTCATCATAAAGGAGTGTGACGGGCATCCCCTTGCAATAACCAACATTACCGATTTACTGGTAACAAAGCCAAAAACAGCAACAGAATGGAAGAAGATAAGTGATAGCTTCAGTGTTGGGTCAGGGAACAAAGCTCTTGAGATGATAAGAGCAGCCCTTGCACCATCCGGTGATGATTTGCCATACCATTTAAAGTTATGCCTTGTGTACTTGTCCGTTTTCCCTAAAGGCTATAATATTAGGCGCAAACGCCTCATAAGACGTTGGGTTGCAGAAGGTTACACGAGTAAGACTCGTCATTTGAGTGCAGAAGAAGTCAGTGAGAATTGCTTCGAAGAGCTTATCAACAGAAGCGTCATTCAGCCATCAAAAACACTAGCAACTTACAATGTTGGTACTGTGAAATATTACCAAGTCCATAGTCTCATCCATCATATCAGTTTCTCAATATCAGTAGAAGAAAACCATGGGTTCGTTGTTGGTGGGAGCTCTCATGACCAAGATACAATACGACATCTCTCTGTAACTGACACATGCGATGCTGGGAAGAACACACTTGAGAACAAGGACCTTTCCCATGTAAGATCAATGACTGTGTTTGGGGAGTGGAGATCATCATCTTTAGATTTCAGTAAGATGAGGCTACTCTGGGTGCTCGATTTGGAGGGCACAACCGGTTTGAGAGATCACGACCTGAAACAAATTGGCAATCTTCTTCACCTGAGATACCTTTCATTGCGAGGATGCACTGATATCTATCATCTACCTGATTCAGTAGGCAACCTATGGGACCTCCTGATGTTGGATGTTAGTGGCACAAGTATCATCAAGCTACCAAAGACCATCACCAAGCTGAAGAAGCTGCAGTACCTCCGTGCTGGCAATGCACCAAATGATAATGTCACCTCTTCTTCAGAACTGAAAGAATCAAAAGATCTCTCAAAAAAGTTGCAAGAATCAATTGCCATTGGATTGGACATGGTAGAAGCTTATCGCTCAAGGAAAAATCATACCAACCATGTAAAGAAGCATGACATATACCATAAAGGCAAAGTGTTGCTAACTAGTATCATGTTGGGTGAAGATCTAGAAGGTGTTGAAGCTCCTGATGGAATTGGGAAGCTTAGTGTCCTACACACAATAGGTGTTGTTAATGTTACATCCAACAAAGCCATCCTTGGAGAACTTGAAAAACTTACCCAACTGCGTAAGTTAGGATTGACTGGTatcaacaagaaaaacagcCAAAGTGTTCTTTCAGTCATTAACAACCTTGCCCTCTTACACTCATTATCATTGCAAATAGAGGGTGAGCAAGGTTTACTTGACAACCTGGATCAAAAGTTCTCACCCCCAGCTAAACTGCAGAGCCTCAAAATTTGTGGAAATCTAGTTACACTGCCAATATGGATTGCCCAAATCCAACATCTATCTAAACTCAAGCTACTAGGCACCCAGCTGGAGCTAGCTCGCTCCATGGATGTCCTTGAGAAGCTACCACATTTAGCCATTTTGCAACTATGGAAGAATTCTTTTCAGGGGGAAAAACtcaatttctttttccaaTATAGGACTTTCCAAAGTCTTCAAGTGCTAGAGCTTGCTGATCTAGATGGCCTCAAATCAGTAAGCTTTATGCAAGGAGCGGTGCCTAGGCTTGAGTTGCTGCAGGTCAAGAGTTGTATGCATATTGAAAACAATGGATTGTCTGGTCTGTCATTTCCCCCAAATCTCAGAGAAGTCATGATCAATGGTGACTACAATGACAAATTCATGGAAAATGTGCTTTCCCAGCTTTCTCTCCGCCAAAACCAACCAATTGTGAAGAGGGCATGA
- the LOC102709906 gene encoding LOW QUALITY PROTEIN: probable sodium/metabolite cotransporter BASS3, chloroplastic (The sequence of the model RefSeq protein was modified relative to this genomic sequence to represent the inferred CDS: inserted 2 bases in 2 codons), whose protein sequence is MAPPRFYPRSRAXLTVRFHPLXSILLAVDMAGAVAAAAVASSSSSCAASGRRHHRQACFVVVPPRPPRASPAALLWRRPRRVAPTTFCSAPSLGRVGWPRRDRDGAASWLLSFRAGPASSPSSSSSAGDPSQALSALLPLVVAATAVAALGNPATFSWVSKEYYAPALGGIMLSIGIKLSIDDFALAFKRPVPLTIGYVAQYILKPALGVLIARAFGMPSAFFAGFVLTCCVSGAQLSSYASFLSKGDVALSILLTSCSTISSVVVTPVLTGLLIGSVVPVDGIAMAKSILQVVLVPVTLGLLLNTYAKAVVNVIQPVMPFVAMVCTSLCIGSPLAINRSMILSSEGFLLLLPIVTFHVAAFIVGYWVSKLPMLRQEEPVCRTISVCTGMQSSTLAGLLASQFLGSSQAVPAACSVVIMAIFGLTLGSYWGNGSRIRDIGSRFYPQASAGVSS, encoded by the exons ATGGCGCCCCCACGATTCTATCCTCGAAGCCGCG TCCTCACCGTTCGCTTCCATCcgc cctccatcctcctcgccgtcgacatggccggcgcggtggcggccgccgccgtcgcttcctcctcctccagctgtGCCGCCtctggccgccgccaccaccgccaggCCTGCTTCGTCGTTGTCCCCCCTCGGCCACCGcgcgcctcccccgccgcgctgctctggcggcgcccgcggcggGTGGCGCCCACCACGTTCTGCTCCGCGCCGTCTCTTGGCCGCGTCGGGTGGCCGCGCCGGGACCGGGACGGGGCCGCCAGCTGGCTGCTGTCGTTCCGCGCGGGCCCCGCCTCttccccgtcgtcgtcgtcgtccgccggCGACCCTTCCCAGGCTCTCTCGGCGCTGCTCccgctcgtcgtcgcggccaccgccgtcgcggcgctcGGCAACCCGGCTACCTTCTCGTG GGTCTCCAAGGAGTACTACGCCCCCGCGCTTGGCGGCATCATGCTCTCCATTGGCATCAAGCTGTCCATCGACGACTTCGCCTTGGCCTTCAAGAG GCCGGTGCCTCTGACGATCGGCTACGTGGCGCAGTACATTCTCAAGCCGGCGCTGGGCGTGCTGATCGCGAGGGCCTTCGGGATGCCGTCGGCGTTCTTTGCAGGCTTCGTGCTTACTTGCTGCGTCTCCGGTGCGCAGCTGTCGAGCTATGCTAGCTTCCTGAGCAAAGGGGATGTTGCATTGAGTATCCTGCTGACAAGCTGCTCGACGATATCTTCGGTGGTCGTGACACCAGTTCTCACTGGATTGTTGATTGGTTCTGTGGTTCCTGTTGATGGGATCGCCATGGCGAAATCCATTTTGCAG GTGGTTCTTGTTCCCGTGACACTAGGCCTTCTTCTGAATACTTACGCAAAAGCGGTTGTGAATGTCATTCAGCCAGTAATGCCATTTGTTGCTATGGTGTGCACATCGCTTTGCATTGGAAGCCCTCTTGCTATCAACAGGAGCATGATCCTATCGTCAGAAGGATTCCTGTTACTCCTCCCCATAGTGACTTTCCACGTTGCTGCCTTCATTGTGGGTTACTGGGTTTCCAAGTTGCCTATGTTGAG GCAAGAAGAGCCCGTTTGCAGAACTATTTCAGTATGTACTGGCATGCAGAGTTCCACCCTCGCTGGACTTCTTGCTTCACAATTTCTTGGAAGTAGTCAGGCGGTTCCTGCAGCATGCTCTGTTGTTATCATGGCCATATTTGGTTTGACTCTTGGATCATACTGGGGAAATGGTTCGCGAATCAGAGATATCGGTTCGAGATTTTATCCACAAGCTTCTGCAGGTGTGAGCTCATGA